The following is a genomic window from Sphaerodactylus townsendi isolate TG3544 linkage group LG16, MPM_Stown_v2.3, whole genome shotgun sequence.
gtggaggaaatgttttatttcctgcctcagaacgtTTTAAAAGGCTTGTACGGAAAGAACCAGCATATTTGCAGTGGCTATTTCTAATAATTGATCACAGTGATGTCAATAAGTCTGCATGTGGCTCAGTTCAGATGTCATGCACGACTATGGTTTAACTCAGTTAAtttgactatggccccttccgcacacgcaaaataatgcgttttcaaaccactttcacaattgtttgcaagtggattttgtcattccgcacagcttcaaagagcactgaaagcagtttgaaagtgcattattcagcatgtgcggaatgagcccaggattCAACTGACATGCAGTCATGTCACCAAATGCTGCCTGAAATTCACTTTACTGATGCAAGGAAAcagctttcattttcctttctcctcGTTGCAGTTAATGGCATGAATATGGTCATGTTTTCTATATACAAAGAGGAACTCTTGTGATTGGGAAGCCCCAAAATAATTCTGCCTTATATAGGGGGATTTTTCCCTAAGAAAATGGCAAGATCTGTTGTTAGCTCTTTCCTCCTTTTCTATCCTTGAATCCAAGTgccctaggccgtttccgcacgggcgaaatatgacgtcgtggaaacggtaaaagaaccgccatagcgagagcgttacGACGCCAAGAGCGGCAGAAGTCGCGCATTCGTGCCGTCATGAACGCGGCGCGAAGGCGCCGTATTCAGACACGttcgtccctggtgctttccctgcatggccaagcacctttcccagacccatgcactgggactgacagtagctgggaggggaggcactgacagatggggacgggcaggacatcagggcagtcacgttgtccatcgcactgctgcgtgggcatgacgtcgggcctgcacggcttcgcaagtgcgcaggcgcaacatcgcgagacgccgcttccgcagcgcttcagcgcgaaccgtcacatttctgcggggctgcggacgcccgcagctccgcctgtctgtgtgaacgctttttttcgtatgcgtcgcaatttgcgacgtcatcgcgtcgctgcttttggccgtgcggaaacggccctagatttTGCTCATCCTTCATTCAAATCCTTTTGTGATTAAGAAGGCattgattcccatcagcccagctaTGCCTTTCAGGAATGCATGCTAGTTTCCAGTTtgtaaacaggaaaaaagaaagcataCATCAAcacaaatgtttttaatgtgagaggggcattgttttgtttttgcaaatgtCTGTAGGAAATCATCAGGGAGTTGCAGCAACTGGCTGGCCAAGACCACAGATCTCTCGACTGCTGCTTGGTTGTAATCCTTTCCCATGGCTGTCAGGTAGGCTTTGGAGTGCCCGTTTGTGCCTTCAAACCCCTTGGGGCCAACGTGTTTTGCTTATATTACTCTGTATTGTGCCAAGTACGTAAATGTCTTTGGCATGTGGCTTTAGTAAGAGCTGGGTTTGTTTGTCCCTTGACTTTTGTTGGTTCCCAGGTTCAGCTGGCGGATTGTTTCCTTTCTTGCAGACCAGACACAATCAGTTCCCTGGCGGGATCCTCGGGACGGACGGGAAACCCATTGCAGTGGAAAAGATTGTCAGTTGTTTCGACGGGTCTCACTGTCCGCCCCTGAGGGggaaacccaaactcttctttattcaAGCTTGTGGAGGAGGTGAGTGGACAACCACCCTGGCTCTGTTCCTTTTCCCCCATACCAGtgcagcatagtggttagagtgttgcgCTAGGATCTCTAGGACCTGCATTCAAATCCCTGGTCtgctgtggaagtttgctgggtgacctttgaccagcCACATGCTGAGACCTCCCAGTGTCTTTCAACATCTCCATTTTCTGCCTTGTCCCTCTGCTCTTGCTTGTTTCAGGTTGTTGCCTCTGGGAACCGGGGAAAAAGCTCACCAGTCCTTCCCCTTTCAGCAACAGGAGTCTTCTGACTGCCTCCTGGGCATTCTGGTGTCTCCTTTATATATGATCCCCCATCAAACATGTGTGCACATTGAACTTCCTGTTCAAGCCCATTCTTTAATCGGTCAGGCTGAACCTCTTCTAGTTGCCCCTGCAGCTGCAGGACAGGGCATGCCACAATTTCCTTCCAATCTTCTTAGCAATCTGGTGAGCCAATGGGTCATAATGGTTAAAGGGTCAGACCTGGGAaacacaagttcaaatccccactctgccatggaagcttgccacgtggccttgggccagtcacatgctctcagcctaaccaacctcacatggttgttgtgaggataaaatggagaacaggacaATAGTGTAAGCTTCTTTGGTACCCCACTGGGGAGAATGGTGAGATATAAATGCATAAATGTAGCAAGAGGCTGAGGAAATGATGTTTACTTCAGTGCTGCTAATCCTGGTTTTCAAAATAGATTTCCATGGGAGTGCATTAGAATACAACCAGTCCTTATAAAAATTAAGTGTATATAGGTGTTGAGGATTGGGTTAGCTAATTCTTAGGACTCCAAATGTTGCAATGTGGTTTAAACCCGACACTTTGGAGACCTCTTGTAGGCAACATTTGCCTAGAAGATCTGTGTTCTCCTACTTCAACTGGTGGTGGAAGAATGCTGTTTATGGTTCAGAGAGCcagtgcagtatagtggttaaaagaggaggactctaatctgagtCCTCCCCATGAGCAATGAACTCTTTATCTGGTAAGctaaatttgtttccctgttcctgcacatggagcctgctgtgtgactttgggccagtcacagttctctcagtactcttcCAGTCacatctacctcataaggtgcctgttgtggggagaggaagggaaggcaattgtaagttgctttTAGACCCCttcatggttgagaaaaatgagtataaaaatcaattctctttctcctcctttttcacaTGGCATGTGTATTTACCTTTCTAGAGCAAAAAGACCGTGGGTTTGAGGTGGAAGTTGACCCATCTGTCAATCAACAACATGGAAGCACACTAGATTCTGATGCAACCCCCTTCCAGATAGCTGCGGGAGACTCGGATCAGCCGGATGCCATAGCCATCTTGCCCACCCCAAGTGATATCTTAGTTTCTTATTCAACTTTTCCAGGTGAGCTCCAATTACATAAAATGTAGCTTGGCCTCACACAGATGCAAGTTCAATCCCCACCAGCTCCTGTTAAGGATCTCTGATAGGGGCCATCTTTCTCTGATTTTTCCATGCTTGTGTTAAGAACTAGGAAGTCAAGATTCTCAGGAATCTAAATCCTGTGCCCCAGACCCCATTTTGTGAGTGTTCTGCCTTCCTGGGGGATAAACACCAGTCAGAGTGAGAAGGTTGGTATCTTATGtggcttttctttcttctatTCCAAAGGGTTTGTATCCTGGAGGGATAAAAGTAGCGGTTCCTGGTATGTGGAAACTCTGGATGATATCCTTGGCAAGTTTGCCCGTTCTGAAGATCTGCTTGTCATGCTCACCAGGGTAAATCTATCTCGTACACACAAACTATCCCTTTTGCTATGCAGATatttactgtacaccgcccagagcccttcgagggtgggcAGTTcccaaatctaacaaacaaacaaacaaacaaacaaacaaacaaacaaacaaataaatgttactGGCACAGCTGTCTATACTGGAATGGTATTTTCCTAGCTGGGATTCCAAACAGTATTAAAAGAGCCCTTTCAACAGTTCTTTGGCATACTGATTTTACAAATTCTGTTGCAGGGCTGCTTTTTCAAAGATAACTCTGTTGGGTCTGGTGTAACCTTTTAAACATAAAACTCAGGAGACGGGTGAATTAATTTATGGCATCTTCTTAggtcttctttatgttgaatTCTCCAtctggtcctagtgcctgccttcaCTCCACTCCACCGATTCTCTGGGAGCATTTTGAAACCTTATTGAAGCACTGCTTCTGTCAAAACTGTTACAACCTGTACTGGAAACATAGCATTTtggtaaaatagcatttatattgctccagatTCCATGTTATGGACActtcccattttctttcctggaaaacaaatggcaggcaccactttacaaaaaggaaaatatCCATAACAGGTGTCTGGATCAATATAAACGTTTATTTATCAAATTGCTACGTTACTTGGTACAGCTAATAATAGTTTGCAAGTAGCACTTCAATAAGATTTTAAAACGCTCCTAGAAAGTTGTGCTACTTTACAGTGTGGGCGCACGCTGCTCTGACTTCCACCGGAGCACGCATGACCACACTTAGTTCTTTTTAGTTGAACGGAGTATAATAACTGACCGCTAATAACTAACCCCCCTTAATTCAAAAATAAAGCGGCCCAGTCTCATAAGTTCTAATAATTCCTAAAGACAGAAGCTGTCAGAGGTATTTGTAACTAAGAGGCCttggttttttccctttctttcaagAGCTTGTTTTGTCCTGGGGTAAGTTGGAGGCAGAAAGTCTCTCCTCCTTAACTCTATCTTTTTGCTTTCTGTAGAATACTGTTTTGTCTGAATAAAATTAACAGCGCTCTTTGTTCTAGCATCCCCCCAAAAATCTGTTTGGTACAATGGAAAGGTAAGAATTGCCTGTTTTTAAGGGACCTCATAGGCTGTCTCTCTGCGTGAGTCCCTGTTCTCAGCATGCCTCTGGATTGAAAGGAAGCCAGAAGTGTGACTCATGTAGCAACATAATCAGTGGCTTGGCTGGTATAGTATATTTGAGGATGTTTGTGTACGTGAAACCACAGCTACAAATAGCAGGGctattttctcttcccccagGTCCAAAACTCTATTTCTGCAAAAGACAAGTATAAGCAAATGCCCGGCAATTTCAACTTTCTCCGCAAAAAGTTCTTCTTCAAGGCAAGATGACACCCCAACCTAATGGATTGTGTCTGGATGAAATAGTTGTCCCAAAAAAGACCCTTGGAAGATGTCCTGTGCTGGAGTGCAACTCATGTGGAATGGATGGGTTTGTCTTCTTACCTTACCTTTGAAGAGTGAGACTCATTACTGTGAAAAGACTCCTCTTTTCCTTAAAATACAAATGATTTCAATGGACCTTTGGTGCAGATGGGAGAAGTCTTGCACAGATCCCAAAATAAGTGCCTGTTGCTTTGATTGTTGCCCTTTCTTTGTCCTTCCCCTTGAGGGAATCTTTTGCCCACTCTTCTTTGTTTCACTCTCAGCTGCCATTCCACATATTTGGCTTCTTGGCCCCAATCTCCAACCGGCTTTAACCTAGATTAATTGTCCTGGCTGCCTTCCCCTCTATCTTGAACCACAGAAATTACAGGCATACTTACTGCTCAACCTGTCGGAGACAGCTAGCACATTCTTAGCATCTCTGCTGAAAGCACCCTGAGAATAAAACCAAAGCATTACAAATAAAAGCCTGTGACTGCAGAGTGTTGGTGACTTTATTGatgtttttcttaaaacagccTGTTTTATTCTTGATGATGTTGCCAGCAGGATCACGCTGTTTCATAGTCCTCAGTGGGTTAATAGCTTTGCATCACCTATAGAGCatttgaaagagagaaaggaaaaagtgatattgattgttttactttatttataccctgcttttctcccagtgGGAATCGACAGTGGCTTacatcctttcctttcttccatctTTTTTACTTACAAGAGCCCTGTGAAGGAAGTTAGACTGTCCCAAGGTAACCcaacaagcttctgtggcagagtaggaACTTGAACTCAGGGAATTTgaactcccagatcctagcctgacaatCTGACCGCtacatagagttgccagatccaggttggaaaatacctggagattttaaggggggcgggggggaggcccTTGAgcctgaggtttggggagggaagggacttcagtggggtataacgctATAGAGTCCaacttccgaagcagccattttctccaggtgaactgttctctgtcacctggagatcagtggtaatctcaggaaatctccagccactccctggaggttggcaactccactgTAATACCACCGTGTCAGATGTCAGTTAGCAGGAGGTTTGGAtttctttgcatttttctttttgtcttttctttgcTTAAAATATGTaggtatcctgcttttctccaaaaGCTCACAACTACATGAAAATTACCCTACAGTacaaaaacagaggccccttccgcacacgcaaaataatgcgttttcaaaccactttcacaactgtttgcaagtggattttgccattccgcacagcttcaaagagcagtgaaagcagtttgaaagtgcattattctgcatgtgcggaatgagccagagctaGGACTCAGGCATAAGAAAGCAATTGTTGTTCTACTTAACAATCCTAACAATTTACAAATTTGATTTCACCActcagaaacacatctcactatcACCATCCAAAAAACCAAGGACTCTCTTGACATTCAATCTGTTTGAACACACAAAGATGTGTGCCACCTACCCATTCCCTCAACGACGCGCCACAAACATTTACCTGAGTGATCCAGTCATTGAAAGCCGAGACTTGAGTGAAAACAGAAGGCTTGCGGACGTAGTTGCAACCGAGAGAGGAGCCGAAACTGACCACCCCGTGTACCTCCCACGTTGCCCGATTTGCAGTTGAGCGGACCACCAGAGTCCCCCTGCAAGCAAACAGAAGCCAGCGTCAGTTGTGGGAAACAATCCTTTGGGGACCATTGTGTTTGAACAGGAGAACTGTTTGTACCAGTTGGGTGTGAAGGACATCTCTGTCCACCCAGCTAGTTAGATTGGAATAGAGAACCTGTCTCTTCACTTTTCCATCTAGATCTCCTATAAAGACTCCTTCTATTATTTTGAAACTGCAAACTCACttcaagtttcttttgttgtgagTGCACAGTCACAATAACCTTCCCTGAGTCTGGCCTCTGTATGCTCTACTGTAATGCAAAGGAATCTCATGCCAGAGACACCAACAGTTTATGTAGCCAGCATCCAACAGCACCAAGACAGAAAGCACCCCCCGCCCGCATCTGATGGGGGAACCATGAAACATCTCTTCCTGGAAGCATCTTTACCAATTTAGGCTTTTCCCTCCACCTCTTaggggcaggaggtgctttaaaAATGATACCAGGTGGCATTTACCTTTGAATCTGCAAAGATTACTCGTTCATAATGCTCCCTTGTAAAAAGATGCTTGGATACTTTTCAAAACCTTtcaagactgagggatgtaattgtacctctttattctgcattggttagacctcccctggaatattgtgtacagttctgggcaccacaattcaagaacgatattgacaagttggaatgtgtccagaagaaggcaaccaaaacagtaaaaagtctggaatccatgccctatgaggagagacttagggagctgggcatgtatagtttggtgaagagaaggttaagaggtgacatgatagccatgtttagatattggaagggatgtcatgttggtgagggggcaagcttgttttctgctgctccagggactaggaccaggtgtaatgggttcaaggtgaaggaaaagagattccacctcaacatcaggaaaacttcctgacagtaagggctgt
Proteins encoded in this region:
- the CASP9 gene encoding caspase-9 isoform X2, translated to MDCVMLGAWLTGGVPRAGLPSRKECCACGRCVSACYLARGDGRGTASIAAAFAGAPGGEAAGGAFVGPAGAPRNLHPGYDRGDTGVETSEYLPSPAQERFQEPSCETTEGPVEKRTSRNDDMVYVLNSDPCGYCLIINNVTFSKESGLSTRTGSDVDCKRLEERFGSLHFQVLTRRNLTRQEIIRELQQLAGQDHRSLDCCLVVILSHGCQTRHNQFPGGILGTDGKPIAVEKIVSCFDGSHCPPLRGKPKLFFIQACGGEQKDRGFEVEVDPSVNQQHGSTLDSDATPFQIAAGDSDQPDAIAILPTPSDILVSYSTFPGFVSWRDKSSGSWYVETLDDILGKFARSEDLLVMLTRVQNSISAKDKYKQMPGNFNFLRKKFFFKAR
- the CASP9 gene encoding caspase-9 isoform X3, giving the protein MDCVMLGAWLTGGVPRAGLPSRKECCACGRCVSACYLARGDGRGTASIAAAFAGAPGGEAAGGAFVGPAGAPRNLHPGYDRGDTGPVEKRTSRNDDMVYVLNSDPCGYCLIINNVTFSKESGLSTRTGSDVDCKRLEERFGSLHFQVLTRRNLTRQEIIRELQQLAGQDHRSLDCCLVVILSHGCQTRHNQFPGGILGTDGKPIAVEKIVSCFDGSHCPPLRGKPKLFFIQACGGEQKDRGFEVEVDPSVNQQHGSTLDSDATPFQIAAGDSDQPDAIAILPTPSDILVSYSTFPGFVSWRDKSSGSWYVETLDDILGKFARSEDLLVMLTRVQNSISAKDKYKQMPGNFNFLRKKFFFKAR